Genomic window (Castor canadensis chromosome X, mCasCan1.hap1v2, whole genome shotgun sequence):
ttattcttctatgtttttttctctacaaaatcagagaacaagagggcagaacaggttctgactaGAGGTGGTAGGGGACAGGGAGGTGGTACGGAAAGGggcaggaggatgaatatggtgcaaataatacatacacatgtatgtaaatgcaaaagtcatacctgttgaaactgaACCAGGAATccgggggaggggggatgaaagagagcagtggacgggatgaattcaagtataatatatttgatacattgcaaaaatcattgtaaatactccaatgtacccccacccaggacaataataataataataataataatagtaaggaAGAGCTGTTCTGGATACAAATCAGACTACAATGCAGGTCAGTTTTGGATTGAGGACTCCTCAGTGGTTTCTTTGATGAAACTTCCTTAGACTGCATTGATAAAAATTAGTACCACTATTCCAAAACTAAGATACTctacattattatttaaaaattaaatattgtgtTTCACATTTGAGTCCTTAATTTTTCTAcaattgtttttctctctttctctgtctttcctctttttctctctccttgcttccttacctccattctctttcctttcctgtgtGCTACTGTACATGCTTTTTTTCACTTACTGTTTTTCCATAAGTTTACATAATTTCCAAAACACCACTTATCTGAAATTCAGTAAGATCAGATTTCTAAATATGTCTGTATTTGTTTCTGGACTCAGTTTATTAGCATATAGGTCTACCTACATTTCCCTTAGCCTTTATGATCAAAATTATTCAGATTTAACAGAATGGTCCCAAATTtagttaatatttcttttttgtaaataaaacaaacacaaagatttTAAGTTCCAAACAATAGCCTCTATTTATACCTTTATGTATTACAATATTTTAGGTCCTTTTAATACTATACAtttatatgataaatattttaaaattaatacctATTTTTAGCATTTCCCAAATTAATTGCTTTTccttaatttatatattatatatataattctaacattattttttatgccattaattaatttttttattaacctatgacagttgtacagggggaatgcATCATGACATTTGCataagtacttacaatatatcttaagtaCAgtcactccttccatcattctccctcatctcccttcctcctacttagaacaatttcagtaggtttcattgttctatttccatacatgaatgcAAAATACACTTACCATATTCgtcctccttcaccctctgcttttgccctcccttctccccccggTACCCATcactaggcaggacctgttttaccttcctgtacttcattttttaaattgattcaaGGGAATTTTgacttggtatttcagacatgtatatttaattaattttataaactttCCTTGTAGTTAACTATTGACAGTAAACACTTTCagattttataattcttttgcaATGGTTTTTCTGTTTATATAGGCCTATATTGATTGTAAGGTTTAACTCCCtgtgatagttttattttttctatctctATTTGAAGGCATCATTCTACTGCATTCTTGTTTCAGTCTGATTTTGATATACTATGTATAAACAGAGATGTTCTATTGAAACAACTCTCtcacataaatataaaaaaagaccTGATTTATAGTGATTTATAGTATCTGAACACGTTTCATGGTTATATTTAAACCAGCAATGTAACATTACTGAATATGTAGAAGATATGTGCAGgatataaggaaaatatttcatcTAAAAGAACACTTCATTCATTCAGGTGGAAAATTTTagttttgtcctttcttttttgatttctccCCCGTTTTCCTTCCACATTCACATTAATGCATTCTATACATTCTTAACAACTTATGCAAACCCATGGTGTTTATCCTTTTGTGCTTTACTAAAATAGATtaatcatataaaaatattcatttatatatgtacaGACAATTGAGCATAGATATACACTGTACGAAAAAGTATCAGTCACTATTTTGCTTCCAAAAATAGATTGCATTACAaagatttctttgccttttctgtttctcaaaaaTGTTTTGGCAAATAACACTAAATTAATGAGGGAAATATTCTTTATGAATAATTTGCTCAATAATCACTTGTGAATCATTAGTATTTCCTATATTTTACACCTATCAAAATGATACTATGTATATTCTTATtggtaaaacaaatgaaaaagaatttaaaaatcaagttgaaCTAGTCATTGTCATCAATTCTTGGACTGGGAGACAATTCCCTGATTTTAGAGAActtaaacaaaaggaaattcCTTGGAATAACATGCCCCTCCATATATTTAACTGACTCTTGTCATATCAGAGAAAGACTTATATAGTGTTAAGAGATTAACCCACTGAAATGGTTTGAGTCCTAAGAATGGGTGGGATAGCATTATTGTTTACTGCTGCATTCCGTGTACTCTGTCCACTTTTCTTGTTGATTCCATGTCCTTTGACAGAAGCTATAAGAATTATCAAAGACAGCAACTGAAAAGAAAGATCTACTGACCTAATTGGGTTAAGTTTCTAGACATGAGGGTCAGGAACCTGCTACTACAAACCATGTAAATGATACTTTGACTTAATGACCCGACTTCTCAGGAGAAAACTGTAGAGTACTATAGGACAGAAAAGGTGGGTTAGGGACCACTTAAAGATTCATGACATAATCAGAAATTACCTTGGCGCCACAAAGAATCAACTGAAACCTGAAATGGGAAAACAGTTTTTACTGAACATTGTACTGAGGCTCAAGGAGCAATGTTACCTCCCCCAGTACTCCTGCCATCAGGCATTTTGCCCTGTGCCATGTTCAGTGCTCTTTAAAAGCACTTtctctgaacaacaaatttcccgaACTCCTTGAAATCCTCAGAGGTGATCCACATCTGCTTGAAAGTGCTCACACAGGTCATGATGGATGCACCAATCCATGCAAAGAAACATCTATCAGGAGAAGCTGTAATGTTGATGGGAATTCCTATGGGAACCAACATTTCCAGTTCCTTCATGAGCCTTTCCTCCAGGCCAGGAAAGAGAGTGCTGCCTCCAGACAGCACAATCTCTGCAAAGAGGTTCTTCTGGATGTCCATGTCACACTTCATTATGCTGCTGCAGACCATTTTGGAAAGTCCTGGGTCATGGATGCCCAGCCTGTCAGGTGCAAAAAGAACATCGGGCACATGGAACAGATGGTCCCCAATGTGGATGACATTCCCATCTGGCAGTTTGTATTGTCTTGGGAATTCCTGTTCTCTCTTGTGTACATCTCTTTCTTGCTCCAAGGTGACAAAGCACACTTTCTCTTTCAAATCATCCATCACAGCCTTGTTTAGTATGCAAGGGAAGGTACATCCTCTAGCCAGGAGAAGCCGGATGAGGTGCTCAGTGATATCTCTCCCTGCCACATGGAGCTTGGTGATGGCATGAGGCAGGGCGTAACCCTCATAAATGGGGACAGTACAAGTGACCCCATCCCCACTGTCCACCACCAAACCTGTGACACACGCAGAGGCATAGAGAGCTCCCACTGCATGATTGGACAAGTAGAGTGCAGGCACACCAAATTTCTCGAACATGATTTCTGCAGTTTTCTCTCGAGTTTCCCTTGGGTTCAAGGAGGGTTCAGTCATCAAGACTGGCTGTTCATTGGGTCTCACTCCTAGCTCCCACTCAAAAAGGTACTTCCACAGTTTTTCCATGTCATCCCACCTTGTTACCAGGCCACGTTCAATGGGGTAATGCAAATATAAGGTGTCGTACTTACGCTGGGCTTCTTCTCCTACAAAGTATCTCTTCCGATTAGTTCTTGCTGAAGGTATATTGAACTTAGGGTGCCCCACGACAGAGTTGATGACACAGCGGGGTCCAGTCTCTCCTGACAGGCCTGCTTTGCAGAGTCCAGAACCATTGTCAAATATCACAGCTGGAACCTCCAATATATCTGGATCACACATGTCTGCACCTGATCTTCTGCACTTcaccaaagtaaaaagaaagaacactggGGCCACTTCTTGAGGAAAGTAGTACCTCTGGTAGATTTAAAGCCAGAGGATTCTAACGTTCTCAATTGGTCACCCAGGTGAAGGTAGCAGGCTGTCCAATATCTTCCAGAACAACCCTGTCCTCACCACATGAATGTTGTCTCCTTTCTGGAGGCCCAGAGCCTGCTAAGGGAATTTTAAAGATAGTTGCCAGTTAGGTAACAATGTAGCTATGGCAACAGTTGTCCTCAGTGAGCCTCAGAAGGGTGGGGTCTCTGAGACACCAGTACACTGAAATTTGAAGCAGGGAAAGGCAAACCTTGCCTACCACGGATTTGAGTAGCCTGAGAACTCAAAACGTAGGCCTAGTTTTAGAACAAACTGAAACTCTTTGTCTCAGGCAATAGCCTGTTCTGTTCCATTTAGGAATATACCAAAGAAATAATACCTGTTTTACACATAAACtttataatatatgtgtgtgtgtatgtgtttatgtataaATGGAAATCAGGAAGCACTCCTCAATATATTAGGAAGAAAAATTAGCCATAATACCACATATTAAGAAAGGAATTATgagaagtgaaaattaaaaccTACCAGGAATATAAAGGCATAGCACCCTCGTCCTGGTAGCAGACATCTAAAATAGGTAGGTGGTACAGGAGCAGTACATGGTCACATCTTTATTACATACCTACCCCAGTTTTGAGTAGTCTGATACCCCAAACCAAATGCCTTGTTTTAGCACAAAATGAAGCTGTTAAGCCATAGGATTGTCCTAGAGAATTGATGTCTTTGCTTATTTAGTTGCTTCATGTGTGATGACAAAAATACCCTTCGTTTTGCTTAGGTAGAGGAAATGAACATAAGACATAGCTTTGATTATATTGAGAATATTGATAATCCATTCAGAAGACCCTTTCATTTCcccttaaattttttcttgtatATAACAGCCTTTTGAGATAAATTTCACATAATGTACAATTCACCCATTCAAAGTATCCACTTCCATGATTTTAGCCTATTCACAGATATGCTCTCATAATAAAAgtcaatttcaaaatatttttcctcatGTAAAAGACACAAGACTCTTTTATCACCTCTGATTAGGCAATCCTTCTGCGCCCTATACCACAGGATAgtattttttctgtctctgttaattttatgttttctgtgaGGGAGCTACACACTGGAAACACAACTTGGTCTCCACAAGGCTCTGTCCCATTAAAGCTTGCATAGGAATATCTTCCATTAAGAATGTCAGTAAATTTTAAATGACCCTGCCTTCTTTTCCACCCAAGACAGTGCCAGAGTACTTCCCTGGTGACCCAACAGAAGATCTGTGATTGGTGCAAAGACAGCATTTCATTTGTATCAGATACCTgccatgattggtgcagacaTGATTGTCACCTACTCCCTTCTAGCTATATAACCAGGCTGCTCAACTCAATTTGTGAGCATCTGAG
Coding sequences:
- the LOC109675796 gene encoding actin-related protein T1-like; translation: MCDPDILEVPAVIFDNGSGLCKAGLSGETGPRCVINSVVGHPKFNIPSARTNRKRYFVGEEAQRKYDTLYLHYPIERGLVTRWDDMEKLWKYLFEWELGVRPNEQPVLMTEPSLNPRETREKTAEIMFEKFGVPALYLSNHAVGALYASACVTGLVVDSGDGVTCTVPIYEGYALPHAITKLHVAGRDITEHLIRLLLARGCTFPCILNKAVMDDLKEKVCFVTLEQERDVHKREQEFPRQYKLPDGNVIHIGDHLFHVPDVLFAPDRLGIHDPGLSKMVCSSIMKCDMDIQKNLFAEIVLSGGSTLFPGLEERLMKELEMLVPIGIPINITASPDRCFFAWIGASIMTCVSTFKQMWITSEDFKEFGKFVVQRKCF